The following coding sequences lie in one Spinacia oleracea cultivar Varoflay chromosome 1, BTI_SOV_V1, whole genome shotgun sequence genomic window:
- the LOC110783999 gene encoding F-box/FBD/LRR-repeat protein At5g22660-like, translating to MAGTKKEEDKDRLSSLPDAMLTEIISLLQMDSAARTSVLSHRWRYLWTGVNRFELEYNRDYQKISIVVGDILEQLTTSKLRVFKLQLGTLEYFCEPGLAESCFHEVCRRNVEKLIIGSGTYEDVFLVVPAIVFKTQSLVSLELDGDLMFELNFEIQLPNLKNLSLSNLSKVYPWLETLFRSCPLLEDLDLFFDLSGNSSCLNIFTPNLKWLKIQMHCYNQTQRTKIFIDAPKLAYLSIDDCISCYYFVQNPTKLLDAYLDLTSELSFGEDPLSMGGREDYLHQMSKLVGGMCNIRQLYLRVERETNIYRYLNPGNQPIFANLTGFRTGLDDIGIIGWKNLLLCMKNFPNLKQLEVTLKMGNDVPMVNMEWCAPDLVPDCLVRKLEIIEIRGINMTDDELKLLSYLLSNALVLKELRLYLPHVWSFGNSQPRNGSSFCRSLSRLPRGSSTCEIMFQGRCVEPDRKYDGAGVCTVLLVHWCSNDMQ from the coding sequence ATGGCTGGTACAAAAAAGGAAGAAGATAAAGATCGGTTGAGCTCACTTCCAGATGCTATGCTCACCGAAAttatctctctcctccaaatgGATTCCGCCGCCAGAACCTCCGTGTTATCTCACCGGTGGCGCTACCTTTGGACCGGAGTCAACCGCTTCGAATTAGAGTATAATCGGGACTACCAAAAAATTTCAATTGTCGTCGGTGACATTTTAGAACAGTTGACCACTTCCAAGCTCCGGGTTTTTAAGCTTCAGTTAGGGACGCTGGAATACTTTTGTGAACCTGGATTAGCAGAATCATGCTTCCATGAAGTTTGCCGTCGAAATGTGGAGAAATTAATTATTGGTAGCGGAACATACGAGGATGTATTTCTTGTAGTACCTGCCATTGTGTTCAAAACTCAATCTCTGGTAAGTTTGGAATTAGACGGTGATCTTAtgtttgagttgaattttgaaattcaaCTTCCTAATTTAAAGAACCTTAGTTTGTCTAATCTTTCGAAAGTCTATCCTTGGTTGGAAACCCTATTTAGGTCTTGCCCTTTGTTGGAAGATTTAGATTTGTTCTTCGATTTATCTGGAAATAGTTCTTGTCTAAACATATTTACTCCCAATTTGAAGTGGTTGAAGATACAGATGCACTGCTACAATCAAACACAACGGACCAAAATCTTCATTGATGCACCTAAATTAGCTTACCTATCTATAGATGATTGCATTTCGTGCTATTATTTTGTCCAAAATCCAACCAAATTACTCGATGCATATCTTGATTTGACATCGGAGTTGAGTTTTGGAGAGGATCCACTTTCGATGGGCGGACGGGAAGATTATCTACATCAGATGTCGAAGCTTGTAGGAGGAATGTGTAACATTAGGCAGCTTTACTTACGGGTAGAAAGAGAAACTAATATATACAGGTACCTTAATCCTGGGAATCAGCCAATCTTTGCTAATCTAACTGGATTTCGGACAGGATTGGATGATATTGGTATCATTGGCTGGAAGAATTTGTTACTTTGTATGAAAAACTTTCCCAACTTAAAACAGCTAGAAGTGACCCTAAAAATGGGAAACGATGTTCCAATGGTGAACATGGAATGGTGTGCACCAGATTTAGTGCCAGATTGTTTAGTAAGGAAGCTCGAGATAATTGAAATAAGGGGAATTAACATGACTGATGATGAGCTCAAGTTGCTATCTTATCTTCTGAGTAATGCACTTGTTTTGAAAGAGCTACGATTATATCTTCCGCACGTGTGGTCATTCGGAAATTCTCAACCACGTAACGGAAGTAGTTTCTGTCGCTCTTTATCTAGGCTTCCAAGGGGCTCTTCAACTTGTGAGATTATGTTTCAAGGTAGGTGTGTTGAACCTGATCGCAAATATGATGGTGCAGGGGTGTGCACAGTGCTCTTGGTGCACTGGTGTTCAAACGACATGCAATAA
- the LOC110783998 gene encoding F-box/FBD/LRR-repeat protein At1g13570, with protein sequence MNPQDRISDLPENLIHGIMECLPLRDAARMSVLSKTWRENWLTLPALVLDDPFFKDVLGKKRNNIFEYSSIVSKILLQHYGPITKFTLHIPRTVCPDIIQWILSLSVNCIKEVTLVNWGEISMLPSHFFACTNLTKLKLNSFYFNPPPSFKGFPNLLSVDLENICFLNDHILEDFVAKCPLLEKLSLKDPGTYELPRLVINAPNLKYLTVSGIFHSICLNGSRGLLSVSITLLKLVDHIKNRAQKLIQFLASSCKVEKICFRRYFVKLLVKDGLSGMLPAAFTHVRSLEISSIDSSEELSCAIGLIRNCPNVERLRLWVKVAEKSTDTDKHNLNSDLSCKFLQLRNINARLNRGSDAELKVIELLLACSPLLESFDLEIHKEIDADVKLKISRKLKQFHKASSNIIFFISMATKDNETSDSDTNEDSSSYSTSSDADSDSDSDSDSDSDSSDISIFDDEDGE encoded by the exons ATGAATCCACAAGATCGAATTAGTGATCTACCCGAAAATCTAATACATGGAATCATGGAATGCTTGCCATTGAGAGATGCTGCAAGGATGAGTGTGTTGTCAAAGACATGGAGAGAAAATTGGTTAACTCTTCCTGCTCTTGTGCTTGATGATCCTTTCTTCAAAGACGTGTTGGGGAAGAAGCGAAACAACATTTTTGAATACAGCAGCATTGTAAGTAAAATACTCTTACAGCACTATGGACCCATTACCAAATTCACTCTTCACATTCCTCGTACTGTATGCCCTGATATTATTCAGTGGATACTATCCCTCTCTGTGAATTGCATCAAGGAGGTCACTCTGGTAAACTGGGGAGAGATCTCTATGTTGCCTTCTCACTTTTTTGCTTGTACCAACTTAACTAAGTTGAAGCTTAATTCCTTTTATTTTAACCCTCCCCCTTCTTTTAAGGGCTTTCCGAATTTACTTAGTGTTGACCTTGAGAACATTTGTTTTCTGAATGATCACATACTTGAAGATTTTGTAGCTAAATGCCCACTTCTTGAGAAGTTGAGTTTAAAAGACCCTGGTACTTATGAGCTACCTCGTCTAGTTATTAATGCACCTAATCTTAAGTACTTGACTGTCTCTGGTATATTCCACTCTATCTGTCTCAATGGTTCTCGAGGTCTTTTGTCGGTTTCAATCACTTTACTGAAATTGGTAGATCATATCAAGAATAGAGCACAGAAACTGATCCAATTTCTCGCGTCTTCATGTAAAGTTGAAAAGATTTGTTTCAGAAGGTACTTTGTCAAG CTCTTGGTCAAAGATGGCTTATCAGGGATGCTTCCTGCGGCCTTCACTCATGTAAGAAGCCTGGAGATATCAAGTATTGATTCTAGCGAGGAGCTCTCTTGTGCAATTGGTTTAATTCGGAACTGTCCTAATGTTGAAAGGCTGCGTCTTTGG GTAAAGGTTGCCGAGAAGAGCACTGACACTGATAAACACAACTTAAACTCTGATCTTTCCTGCAAATTTCTTCAACTCCGGAACATTAATGCCAGACTTAACAGGGGATCGGATGCAGAGCTCAAGGTCATTGAGCTTCTGCTTGCATGTTCTCCTCTACTGGAGTCATTCGATCTTGAGATTCATAAAGAAATTGATGCAGATGTCAAGTTGAAGATTTCAAGGAAATTGAAGCAGTTCCACAAGGCATCTTCTAACATTATCTTTTTTATCTCTATGGCTACTAAAGACAACGAGACTTCTGATTCAGATACTAATGAAGATTCAAGTTCGTATTCGACTTCATCAGATGCGGATTCGGATTCGGATTCGGATTCGGATTCAGATTCAGATTCTTCTGATATATCAATTTTTGATGACGAAGATGGAGAATGA